The DNA segment AGCCTGCCTGGCCCAGCTCTGGAGGAAGAacccaggagagaggagagacagccCCCACCGGCCCCACCACCTCTGCTTTTGGACTGATGTCCCAGAAGGTCACATCACTCGGCCCCCTCCTCAGGCAAGCGCTGATGGCCATCACCCCATCTCCACTCCGGGCTTCCCCACCGCTCACCTGGGCCATAGCAGTGGTACTCCCCTGCCTCTTGCCTTTTCCTGTGCTTCTCGTTCTTTACACTAACTGCAGGCACAGATCGGGCCAGCCCTGTGGCCGGGGCCCTGTCTGCCAGCCTCAGACCTCACTCTCCCCCCATAGTCCCCCAATACCAGTGCTCCCTCCTGCGTCCATGCTTTTCCTACTCGCCCCAATTTTTCCACCTGGCAAATCCTCTTCCCCTCTTCACTCCTTGGGGCACCTCTTGCTTGAAAGCAGAATCCCCAGTGCGAGCTCAGGTCATTGGCTGAACTTGTCCCCAcacggcggggggcggggggcgggcgggcgtACCTCCGGGTAGTAGGGCTTTGTCAGCGCTGTGTTGTCCAGGGCGGTCTATTTCCCAGCTGCGCAGAGAAGGGAGCACCACGCCCAGCGGATCGCCCCACAGGAAGTTTCAAGGAAAGGGCCATGCATCTGCCCACACATACAGGGGGCAGTCAGAAGCCAGAAGAGCCGGAAGCGCGGGGTGCTGGGGGCAGAAGCCATGAGGGAGGGGGGCCTGGAGCCACAGAGTGATGTGGGCCGCACTGGGTCAGAGCAGAATCACAGCCAAAGGCTCAGAACacgactcccccccccccgcccccaggttcTCCTTGTTTCCTTCAGAGGATCTAAAGTCaaggccagggcgcctgggtggttcagatggttaagcgtctgccttgggctcaggtcatgatcccagggtcctgggattgagtcccgcatcaggctccctgctccttgggagcctgcttctctctctctctctctctctctctctctctctctcccccctctgtctctcatgaataagtaaataaaatctttaaaaaaaaataaagtcaaggcCAAGCCTCAGCGAGTAACCAAGGGACCTTGGACACTCCCTTAATCCCTGTGGTgagagcctcagttccctctgAGGTAGAATGGGGCTGGAAATGCCTGTCCTGGAGGACCCGGGTTCAGCGAGATGAAGGATGGTGCTTTGTAAGCCATTCCAGGCTGATGCGGGTAGAACGGGTAGTAACTGCGCAGTGTCACTGATTTTCCCTTGCGGGCCACTGCTCAGAACCCCTCCGGCAGCCGAGCGTCGGGCCGGCACCCGCTCTGGAGCTCACAAAGCACTTCCATCCGCCTTCTCGTGGGAGCCCCGCATCCGCGCGTCTGCTGGGGAGCTGAAAGGATGACTATTGTCAGTTCACCAGCCCCAGTGGGCTCCCGGGGGACAGGGGCTGCTCAAGGTCATGTGGCAATTGGAGGACGggccccaacccccaacccccccacacaccccctgcATCCTGTCTTTTCTTACTGCCCCAGAAGTCAGGGCTTTGGTcgctcctcctcccccatgctGTTTTGAGGTCTCCAGCCAGGGAGCCAGGGGTCAGAGCTGAGGGGCAGCTGAGCTGGGCCTGGCACAGACGCAGAAACTCTCTCCAAGCCCAGCCTCAGGGTtcagatgtcacacacacacttggGAGCTGCCCTGTCCCCCGGGCAACAGTCAACACAGGCAGAAGCTCTCGAAACACAGCTAGGCTCAAGTGCTCTCCCCAGCTGGCATCAACCACTCTGAGCTTGGGGTCTAGAGGGCCAGTGAGGGGGACCCCTGCACAGGCTTTCCTGGAGTTAAGAGTGGAGGGGGTCCCAGGACAGGTCTGAGCTCAGACaggagcctctctctctctctctctccctctgtctctctcaatttctctatttctctgtgtctctgacacacacacacacacacacacacacacacacatacacacacccatggggagccaccccacccctgggtTCCGGAGAAGCACATCAGCTGGGTACCAGCTGCCCTCAACCAGGCTGACAGCCTTAGACTCCTCCACGGCCCGGGGTTGCCCTGTGGTGGGTGGGGGTCTCGCCGGCAATCGCCAAACCCCCCAGGCCCCAAAAGCAGAGCACTTGGCCCTGGAAACAAATGGTGTGCAGCAGGACCAGCTGTGGAGGGAGCTCTTGGAGGCTGAGAGGAGGGGCCAACAGCACTGGTGAGTGCCCTGCCTGAACCCCAGCTAATTCAGGGTCTAGGAAGcttctggaagcagggagacccatgAGAAGGAGTAAGCCAGGCCAATGGTGTTGATGGAAAAGTGCTCTGGGCCAGACCGGAGCctagagggtgggagggagaggtgggtaGGGGCCAGGTGACCCACCTCCTTCACTCTGGGGGTCCCATCTGCCTTTGGAACAATCTCTCCAGCTGGAGCTCCTGGGATAGCACTGTGGGCCGGCCAGGAAGTCATGACAGCACTGGGGGTTTGGGACGGCCTGGCCCTCTGACCCAGGAGAGAGACATCCCTTCATGCATTCACTCAATCCAGACATTCCTAGGAGAGCGCCCCAGTCAGGCTGTAATGAGGGACAAGACAGCCCTAGACCTGGCTCCTTGGGGCCTCCATTCTCAGGACGGGGCAGCCAAAAAGCAAGCAGAGAGACGAAGAAGTACAGTGTGATGAGTGTCAGGGAGTGAAGGGAGGGTGGGCGCCTTCTTTTGACAGAGGCCTCTCAGAGGAGATGGCATTGAGGCGGAGACCTGAAATCTGAGAAGGGGCCAAGCAGAGTTTGGTGTAtttaaaaacgaaacaaaaccaaacaaaacaaagactgtccATGTGGCCGAGGCCGTCAGTGAGGGGACAGGAGCCTCAAGAGAAGCAGTAGGAGGAACACCTCATATACTGTAAAAGATCGTAGTTTTAAATGTAACGAGACACCATCAAAGGTTTTAAGGAAGAGCATGATGTGATCTAGCCAAAGACCTGTGGAAAAATTCAAGGAAGGTTTTTATGGTAGAATTCCAACAACTGTTGATGGATTGGAGTGagaatgtgtgtggtgtgtatgtggtgtgtcaGTGTAtgggggtgtgtgtatatatggtgtgttggtgtgtgtggtatgtgtacgtgtgtggtgtgtgtgggggatgggggcatagggggtgtgtgtgtgtgtgtacacgtgtggtATGTGGGGTGTGGGTCTGGGGGGTAtatatggggtgtgtgtggtgtgtgtggtgttggtgtgtgcgtgtgcgctgGGTGCAGGTTATGAGTAGGGTGCGTGCAGTGTGGGGGCTGCACATatggggtgtgtgcatgtgtgctgggTGCGGGCTATGTGTGGGGTGCGTGCAGTGGGGGGTGTATGTGGGGTGCGCGGGGGGACGTTCACAAGGACAGGGCTCTCTGGTGCGGGGCGATCTGAGCAGACCCCGGGGTCTGTGAGGGCGCAGGAGGACCCGGGAGCTGAGCGGATGTGGGCGCCGGGAGGAGGTGTCAGGGGGCCGTACCCTCGAGCCTGGACCGTTAGTGGGGGGAGCGGCTCCGGGGGTGAAGATGCAAGAGCTGGTGGGGTGTTCAAGGCCGGACACATCCGGGTGGCCGCCCAGGAGGCCGCGGAGTGGCAGGAATCAGGAGCTGGGCACTGGCCCCACAGGGACAAAAAGCAGAGAGGCAGCCAGGCATGGAGGGGAGAATGGACGTGACCACTGAGGGACAGGGCGTTTCTCCTTGGGGTGACAAAAAGAGCGGTGATGGTGCAGGACTCTGAATATACTGGAAACCACTGGACCAGACCCTCTGCAAGGGTGAACTTTATGACACGTGGATCTGCTCTCGAGCGAGAAAGAACCCACAGAACATTGGTGCCACAGGCATGACATGCTCCCCCGGGAAGGGCGTCGTGTGTCCCCAGAGATGAGGTGGCAGCACACAGCCAGCAGCAGTCACCGACGGCAAGTAGCCAGGAGACCGAGAGAAGCTGCCAGAGAAGAAAGGGGTTCCAGACCCCAAGAGGAAGAGTTTAGGGAAATCCAGAGCCGCGCTCCCCACAGAAATACAGTATGAGCCACACCTAAAATCTTCCATATTATAGAagcagccttaaaaaaaaaaatatatatatatatatatatatatatatatatataacaggaAACTAGTAAAATCCATTTTAATGGTGTAtcttatccaaaatattatctttgGGGCATGtagtcaatatttttaaaagtattaaggAGATAATTTGACATTCTTCTTTGTACCAAGTCTTTGAAATCAGGTCTCACAGCACCTGAGATTGTGCTCCATAAACCCCCCTCCTGAGGTTTTTCTGGATAGAGAAACTGAGGGCACAAGAACACAGTGCCCTCGTTCGGAGCCACATAGCCGGCGCAGGCAGCAGGCAGAGCGAGGACAGGGACCCCGTGTTCCCACCTCCTACCTCACTGGCTCTCGCTAAGTCTTAGTGTGGCTCTGAGGTCAAGGTCCCTGCCTTCTGTCAATTCAAAACCAAAGCTATTGAACCATGGCTCCCGCATGACAGAAGAGGGGGTGCTGGTTCGTGGGAGGGTCGGACGCTTGGGGAGGATGGGAGGAGATGaacgggcgggggggggggggacgtgaGGGTCAACTGCAGAGGGGAAGCAGATGAGGGAACAGGGCCCCCAGGAAGGGTCAGGTGGGAGGTTCCCAACGTCTCAGGAGGGTAGGCTAAAGACAGAGAGCTCGGCTCAGTCTGAGCATGGAACAGTGAGGCAACTTGGAAAAGAACCAAAAACAAcctctagaaaaaaaatctgtaacgtTGAAATACAAAACACAACTGAAGTGAGCATCCATAAACTCAGATTCATCACAATTCCTCGGAAAGACAGGGAGGGGAAACACATGGAAGAAGAATTAGAACCCTAGAGAACAGAGCAGGCAGATCCAACATACCTTTCAACAGAGCTCCCCaaggggaggcggggagagaTGAAATATTAGAGGGGGAAAGTGTTCGAGAATTTTCTAGAACCAAAgaaatgcacacatgcacagacactgGAGGATGTGCTCCACAACAGGAGAGTACCCAAGAAAGGAAGGCCTGGGACCCCGAAAGAGGGGACCCCCGAGGGGAGGTCAGGATGGCCAGAGCGGGTCCTGGGCAACAACCCTCGGGGGAGCAGGGCGACCCAGTCTCCCAGACAGTGGCCTCTAGAGAACAAACGCGAATGAGCCAGTGGATTACCTGTTGCATCTGACTGTGTGGAAGATCatacggggcggggggggggttacAATTTTGTTGGAGAGTTTGGAATCAGTGATCTGTACACAGAAAGCTAAGAAAACCAGAGGGATTACAAACCctagaaaaaaattccaagttgtccaaggaaggaaaggggatcCCATGATCCTAGATAGTTGCTCAGTGAACAGTATTTACAGAATCCTAAAGATATACACGATATATATCAGCTCAGCCAAAATCCATAATATAATAGTTTTGGAAGAAATGAGGGTAAGGGAAAAGGGGCAAGAAAGCTAACTCCTAATCTCCCATAATAGAAAGTCTACAGATATGTTTAGTTTCAAAAACCCAAGAAATGGCAACCTGGATCTACCATTCCAGAATATGACCGTGATGGGCCCAAAGAAACAGCAAAAGGGCTGGAAACGTGACCAGAGGCTGTGGGGCTCGGGGGCGGTGAGGATTGGGGCAGAGAAGCCTGCTTTTATTTTAAGTCTCACAGAATTGTTCAACTTcttaaaaacagattaaaataaaaattaaattagcagCACAGGTCAAAGGCCCTTCTCGTTGTCACTGTCCCGGtctgctgccctgccccaccGTCCTCTGCTGTGCACACTGGGAGGCTACCaaaaaaaatgaggtttttcTTCATGAAACACTTGAGGGCTCCCACATGGCTCTGAAAATGCAGAAGCACACAGTGGGCTTGCAGCTCTGCGTTCCCCATCACGGGCCACCTCCTCTGGTACACACATCCCACTCCGGGAAATGTCACGAATCCTTGAGATATTTGCTCGGTGTGGAGGCCACGCCATAAATACTTGGTTGGTTTGGGGTGTTTGCTTCACTGGATTATTTTAGTTCCCCCGTGACGTAATAAATGCATCGGGCGGCTTCGACTCGTTCACCTGACACAGTGAAagccatttgttaaaaaaaagtcacgGGATGATATGTCACTGCCCACGTGTTTTCCTTTTCAGGGCTCAGCACTGGAGTTTCCTGAAAGACTATGACCCCCTGGTAAGGCCAACGACGTTCCTGACATGCACACTTGCACCGGGCATGTCTGCTCATTCATCTAACGTTTATGGAGGACCTACTGGGTGCTGGACGCTGGAATggacagagacaaaaaaaaaaaatatactgtCTTGTGTCAAGACACTCAGGGTCTGGGGGAAAGAAAATGCTTAGAGCATTTAGATATTAGTTTTCCCCAATGTTTCTAGATTTTATTAAGATGAACCAACTGGAAATGATAGGTGTCTGCTTCGGGTAACGTTTTCCCCCGTATGAGGATGTCAGCAATGTGTCCCGAGTGATGTGTGGGGGGTGCCCCATGTGGAGATGAGCTTGGGGGAACATACGTTGGAAACGAATTCCCTGCTTCTAATATCACCACCTCCAATCCGACTCCACATTGCTACCAGGATAACTTTCCTAAGCCACAAAACTgaccctatctctctctctaaaatcctTCAATACATCTGCATTTTTCAGGGTGGCTCACAACGCTTCCCATGATCTAAGCTTGCCTGCCTCCCCACGCTGACCTACACGTTCTTTTAGCCACGCCTTTGAGCATGCTCTCCCCCTGCCTGAAATGCCCTCCCCACCTTGACAGTCTGGTGACTCTTATCCATCACTCACGTGCCTCCTTCTAGAAATCTCGCCTTCCTGAGCAGGCTTGGTCCGATCCCTCTGTTCTTTACTCGCCAGCACATCCAACCCACTGCTTTGATACAGCCTGTCATGTTCCAGTGATCCACTTCGGCAGGCTGTGGGCTCCCCAAGAGAAAGGACAAAGCCAGCTTCATCCTGTACCCCACTTACCAGCCATGC comes from the Zalophus californianus isolate mZalCal1 chromosome 8, mZalCal1.pri.v2, whole genome shotgun sequence genome and includes:
- the C8H2orf50 gene encoding uncharacterized protein C2orf50 homolog, producing the protein MGSHPTPGFRRSTSAGYQLPSTRLTALDSSTARGCPVVGGGLAGNRQTPQAPKAEHLALETNGVQQDQLWRELLEAERRGQQHWAQHWSFLKDYDPLGDKKEPVQLPEYVPLFSDTVPNSTNRVVGSRVDTPLGQTLIGMDFFFVEGVRKKKLEDELQPV